DNA sequence from the Pedobacter schmidteae genome:
ACACAGTATTTTAGACGAAATAGCAGATAAATATCAACACCTTTGCCCAGACAGGGAAATGGCCTGATTTTTGAAAACTATCAAATAAATAAAAGTTAAAATGGTTACAGCGATCACATTAGGTGTTAAAATCTCGGTTGAAACAACTTATCAGGACGAACATTCTGATCCGGGTAAGGGGCATTTTTTGTTTGCTTATCGCATCACAATAGAAAATTTGACCGATTACACCGTTCAGCTAAAAAGAAGGCAGTGGTTTATTTTTGATTCAAATGGTACACAAAGAGATGTAGAAGGCGAAGGCGTAGTAGGAGAACAACCTGTTATTGAACCCGGCCAACGTCATACCTACGTTTCTGCCTGCAATTTAAATACCGATATGGGCAGTATGAGTGGCAATTACCTGATGCACAGGATTGCCGATAACCGGGATTTTATAGTAGATATCCCTGAATTTGAACTGATTGTTCCTTACCGCTTAAATTAAAATTTATTTATTTCTTCCAAACAGGATAGAAGCATAGTAAAAAAGATTGGCCAGGGCACCCAGGGCTGCTACCAGATAAGTCATGGCTGCCCACCATAGGGCATCTTTAGCCTGTACATGTTCTTCTGTAGTATACAGCACCTCTTTATTGTTTCTTAACCACAATAAAGCCCTTTTGCTGGCATCAAACTCAACAGGTAGGGTGACAATACTAAATATGGTAATTAAAGCCAATCCTGCTACGCCTAAGGCCAAAACAATAGGATTAAAGGTAAAAGCAATCAGCAAAACACCTGCAATCAATACCCATTGCAACAGATTGGAAGTGATGCTTACCACTGGTACCATATTAGAACGCAACTGCAGCCAATGATAGGACCTGGCATGCTGCACGGCATGTCCACATTCATGTGCGGCTACAGCAGCAGCGGCTACGCTACGCCCATAGTAAACGTCTGTACTTAAGTTAACTGTTTTATTTTCTGGATTATAATGATCAGATAAGGCTTTGTCTGTGCTCACCACCTCTACATCAAAAATCCCATTGTCATGCAGCATCTTTTCTGCTACTTCCCTTCCCGAAAACCCTGAATTCAACTGTAGCTCGGCATATTTAGCAAACCTGCTCCTAAATCGCCACTGCACAAACATGCTAATTATCAGTATCGGAATGATCAATATAATATAAGTTCCCATTTTATATAATAATTGTGTTCCGTTTAATATCAATCAAAAAGTGTTCCCAATTTCATTTAAACCGTAAATTAAACGGTTATGAGGTAAACAATTAGCATTTATTTCCGCTTCAGGCCTTATATTTTTTTCTACACCTCCTTCAAAAAAATCCCCTCACAGCTTGTATCTGTAGTTAATCCTAAAATTTAGTCGTCATAAAACGTCATTTGATAATGCCATAATTTTTACCCAATTTTGATAAAAATATTAGTATGGAATCACTTTTAGTCCCTTTGTTGATCATAATTTTAGTATCAATTATTATACTTTTTTTTAAGAAACCAGCTGGTAACCAAAATGGCACGGCATTACTGGAGCTAAAGGAACAGGAACATCAGAAGGCATTGAACTGGCTTAAGGAAGAAAAACAAAAGCTGGAAGATGACCTGAATGATTTACGCGCTGTGTTTATGGCCGAGCGTAGCAAAGTGATCAAAGCCGAAGAGAATTTACTGGCCCAGGAGCAAAAACGTCTGGAACAGGAAAAATATATTGCTGAATTGCAACAACGCTTTAAACTTGAATTTGAAAATATAGCCAACAAAGTGCTGGACGATAAAACAGAAAAGTTTAATCAGCAAAACCGAACCAATATGGACATCATTTTGAATCCATTAAAAGAAAATATCAAAGCTTTTGAAGAAAAAGTGGATAAAGTATACAAAGCCGAATCGGATGAGCGAAACGTGCTGAAAGGCGTGATTTCTCAACTGATGGACCAAAGCAAGCAAATTCAGGAAGATGCCAACAATTTGACCAAAGCACTAAAGGGCGACAATAAAAAACAGGGGAACTGGGGAGAAGTCATCCTGGAACGGGTTTTAGAGGGATCTGGTTTGGTAAAGGACAGAGAGTATAGGATACAAACCAGTTTAAGCTCATCAGGAGGCTCCAGGATGCAGCCGGATGTAATTATTGATCTTCCGGATAACAAACATATTGTAATCGATTCTAAGGTCTCTTTAATGGCTTATGAGCGATGGGTAGCTGCCGAACCGGAAGAGGAAAAAGAAATGTATTTAAAACAACATTTACTTTCTGTTAAAACGCATATACAGGGCCTGTCAGCCAAAAATTATCAGGAACTTTATCAGATAGACTCACCTGATTTTGTACTGCTCTTTATTCCTATCGAATCATCATTTGGAATGGCCGTACAAAAAGATGCCGAATTATTTAATTACGCCTGGGAAAAAAGGGTGGTAATGGTTAGCCCATCTACCTTACTGGCCACTTTACGAACCATCTCCAGCATCTGGAAACAGGAACGTCAAAATAGAAATGTATTGGAAATTGCCCGTTTAAGTGGAAGCATGTATGATAAATTTGTTGGATTTTTGGCCGATATGGAAGGCATTGGACGCAACTTAAAATCAAGCCAGGATGCTTATGATAAAGCAATTAACAAGTTATCAACAGGCTCAGGCAACCTAAGCAATACCTCCGAAAAGATCAAAAAATTAGGTGCCAAAGCCACCAAGCAAATTGACACCCGATTTTTAGATGAGGATATGGAATAATTTAAAGCAATTATGCTTTGTTAAAAGCATTCCAACCCTGCGCTTTTAATTCATGTACCCTGTCAGATTTAGAAATCATTTTACATCCGGCGCTTTTTTCGGTGATGTGACCAATTACACTGATGTCTACATCATTTTTAAGCTTCTCATAATCAGACTGTTTAATTGTGAATAACAATTCGTAGTCCTCCCCCCCATTCAATGCACAAACCGTTGGATCAAGTCCCAGTTCTCTTGCTGTCTGATAAGTCATCGGGTCGATAGGTAATTTCTCTTCGTATAACGTAACGCCTTTTTCAGATTGCTGACAAATGTGTAAAATTTCGGAAGCCAAGCCGTCCGATACGTCAATCATAGCAGTCGGAACAATATCCATTTGCGCCAGTAAATCCACGATATCGCGTCTTCCTTCCGGCTTTAACTGTCGCTCAATGATGTAATCTTTTCCTTCCAGATCAGGCTGTATATTAGGGTTTTCCATAAAAATCAGCTTTTCTCTTTCTAAAATCTGCAAGCCTACATACGCCCCACCCAGATCTCCGGAAACACATAACAAATCCCCCTCGCCGGCACCGTTTCTGTACACCACATCTTTCTTTTCGGCATAGCCTATGCTGGTTACACTAATCACCAGGCCTTGTTTGCTGGAAGAAGTATCGCCGCCAATCAGGTCAATGTTAAATTTATCACAGGCCAGCTGGATCCCCTTGTAGATTTCTTCCACCGCTTCCAGCGGAAATTTGCTCGACAAACCTATAGAAACGGTCACCTGGGTAGCAATACCATTCATGGCATAAATATCACTTAAATTAACCTGTACTGCCTTGTACCCCAGATGCATAAGGGGAACATAAGCCAGGTCAAAATGTATACCTTCCAATAAAAGATCCGTAGAAATCAGTACTTCTTTGTTTTCAAAATTCAGTACTGCAGCATCATCACCAATACCTTTGATGCTACTTTCATGTCTTACTTTAAAATGATCGGTAAGGTGTTTTATCAATCCAAATTCACCCAATTCAGCTATATCTGTACGTTCTTTATTTTCAAACATTATCTACTTATTTACAATTAATTAACACAGTTATCCACATTTCTTTATCACCATTTTTTTCTCTATTCATTAGCCTGGCGTCATGCTGATTTTATTTTGCCTTACAGCAACTTCGAGATACAGAAATAAATTCAGGATGACAATTCTGGCTAATTACAAGCCCAAACTGGCTGAAATTTCCAGCATTCTTTCAATCGGTTTACGAGCCTGTACAATGATGTCGGTAGGTACGGTAACTTCCGGAAGACCATTTTTTATGCATAAATACAGCTTTTCAAGTGTATTTCTTTTCATATATGGACAGTCATTGCAGGCACAACTGTTATTTGGTGGTGCCGGAATAAAAGTTTTGAGTGGATTAGCTTTCTCCATTTGGTGAATAATTCCACTTTCTGTTGCTACAATGAATTCCTGAGCATCGCTATTGATAGAATATTTTAGCAAACCAGTGGTTGAACCTATATAATCGGCCATTTTTAGCACCGCTTCTTCACATTCCGGATGCGCAATAAATTTTGCATTTGGGTGGCGTTCTTTCAGTTTGGTAATTTTTTCTCTCGAAAATATTTCATGCACCATACATGCTCCATTCCACAAAACCAGGTCTCTACCCGTCTTTTTCGCTACCCAGGCACCTAAATTTTTATCCGGACCAAAAATTATCTTCTGATCTTTAGGTAAACTTTCCACAATTTGAACAGCATTGGTGGACGTGCAAACAATATCACTCAAAGCTTTTAGCTCCGCAGTACAATTTACGTAGGTAATTACCAGATGATCAGGATATTTCTCTTTAAATTTCTTAAATAAATGAGGTGGACAGCTATCGGCCAGCGAACATCCTGCTTTTAAATCCGGCAATAACACCTTTTTTTCTGGAGAAAGAATTTTTGCTGTTTCGGCCATAAAATGAACTCCTGCAAATACAATCACATCTGCTTCAGTTTTAGCCGCTTCCTGCGAAAGTCCTAAACTATCACCTATATAATCTGCAATATCCTGTATATCAGGATCCTGGTAATAATGCGCCAGGATGATTGCATTTTTCTCTTTTTTTAATTTTTCAATTTCTTCAAATAGGTCTAGCGTAGGATCAATACTTTCCTCCAGGTAACCTTTTTTGTTTAATTCAGCTAACGTGTCCATGTTCATCAGAATCGATTTTATGTTAGTATCTCTTTTTTATTTCAAATGAGCGTATTCCTCAATTTGTTTTTCCGAAGATTTTGTAAAGGTACGCAGTTTCAACACTTCAATAAATTATAATTAATTTAATATAAACAGATTTCTATTGTTTATTAGTGTGTGGATATTGTTTGTAAATATCATTTTTTTGTGCTGTTATTTGAGTTATTAGCAATTTACTAACATTTAGATTGCATTTTTATTTAAAATATGAGCTGATTTACAACAAGATATTTTTACGGCTATATTTTTATCAATAGGAATATGTTTATTGTTAGTTGGTGTATAAAAAGTTAATAAACTACCCAAACCTGCTTAAAAATTACTTAAAATATTGTGGCAAATTCCCTTTTTAGCTTAGCTTTAAACATTCAAAAATATTTGCTCTGTTTCTATAGACATATAATCAACATTAATATCAACGTTGTTAACAAAGTGTGAAAATTAGTGTGTTTTGGTAGTTTTTTTATTGAACAGTGTGAGTAATAAGGTTTATAGTGACTTTATAATTAATTGAAATACAATAGTATAGTAATGAAAAAAGTAGATTTTTTGGTAATTGGTTCGGGGATAGCAGGTTTAAGCTTTGCTTTAAAGGCTGCTCAGCATGGTAAGGTTTTAATTGTTACAAAATCAAACGAAGACGAGTCGAATACCAAGTATGCTCAGGGTGGGGTAGCTGTAGTTGTTGATAAAGACGATTCTTTCGAAAAACATATAGAAGATACCTTAATAGCAGGGGATGGTTTGTGCGATAAAAAGATTGTGGAAATCGTTGTAAAAGAGGGACCTCAGCGAATCCAGGAAATCATTGATTACGGGATTAATTTTGATAAAAACAGAACTGGTGTATATGATCTGGCAAAGGAAGGAGGACACTCAGAACACCGTGTTTTGCACTATAAAGACGTTACAGGATATGAAATTGAGAGCGTTTTATTGAAGCAAATTCATCAAAATAAGAACATCGAGATATTAACACATTACTTCTGTTTGGAGTTGATTACACAGCATCATTTGGGGCAGCATGTGGATAAGAGTTCTGAAGATATCAACTGTTACGGTATATATGCTTTTAATACAGAGCTTAACGATGTGGAAAAGATCTTAGCTAATGTGACTATCATGGCTTCAGGTGGTGCAGGACATGTTTATTCGAGTACAACCAATCCGGTTATTGCTACTGGTGATGGTATGGCAATGGTTTATCGTGCTAAAGGAAAAGTGCGTAATATGGAGTTTATACAGTTTCATCCTACGGCTTTATATAACCCTGGTGAGTATCCTGCTTTCTTAATTTCGGAGGCCGTACGAGGCTTTGGAGGCGTGTTGAGAAGAAAGAATGGGGATGAATTTATGTACGAATATGACCAGCGTGGTTCGTTGGCCCCAAGGGATATTGTAGCCCGTGCCATTGATGCGGAGATGAAGAAATCGGGTGAAGATTTTGTATATCTGGATATTCGGAACAGGAAAAAATCAGATATTTTGGAGCATTTTCCTAATATATATGCCAAATGTTTATCTATAGGTATTGATATGACCAAAGATCTAATTCCGGTAACTCCGGCTGCCCATTATATGTGTGGAGGGATTATGGTAGA
Encoded proteins:
- a CDS encoding DNA recombination protein RmuC, which encodes MESLLVPLLIIILVSIIILFFKKPAGNQNGTALLELKEQEHQKALNWLKEEKQKLEDDLNDLRAVFMAERSKVIKAEENLLAQEQKRLEQEKYIAELQQRFKLEFENIANKVLDDKTEKFNQQNRTNMDIILNPLKENIKAFEEKVDKVYKAESDERNVLKGVISQLMDQSKQIQEDANNLTKALKGDNKKQGNWGEVILERVLEGSGLVKDREYRIQTSLSSSGGSRMQPDVIIDLPDNKHIVIDSKVSLMAYERWVAAEPEEEKEMYLKQHLLSVKTHIQGLSAKNYQELYQIDSPDFVLLFIPIESSFGMAVQKDAELFNYAWEKRVVMVSPSTLLATLRTISSIWKQERQNRNVLEIARLSGSMYDKFVGFLADMEGIGRNLKSSQDAYDKAINKLSTGSGNLSNTSEKIKKLGAKATKQIDTRFLDEDME
- a CDS encoding zinc metallopeptidase, whose translation is MGTYIILIIPILIISMFVQWRFRSRFAKYAELQLNSGFSGREVAEKMLHDNGIFDVEVVSTDKALSDHYNPENKTVNLSTDVYYGRSVAAAAVAAHECGHAVQHARSYHWLQLRSNMVPVVSITSNLLQWVLIAGVLLIAFTFNPIVLALGVAGLALITIFSIVTLPVEFDASKRALLWLRNNKEVLYTTEEHVQAKDALWWAAMTYLVAALGALANLFYYASILFGRNK
- the apaG gene encoding Co2+/Mg2+ efflux protein ApaG; this encodes MVTAITLGVKISVETTYQDEHSDPGKGHFLFAYRITIENLTDYTVQLKRRQWFIFDSNGTQRDVEGEGVVGEQPVIEPGQRHTYVSACNLNTDMGSMSGNYLMHRIADNRDFIVDIPEFELIVPYRLN
- the nadB gene encoding L-aspartate oxidase; this encodes MKKVDFLVIGSGIAGLSFALKAAQHGKVLIVTKSNEDESNTKYAQGGVAVVVDKDDSFEKHIEDTLIAGDGLCDKKIVEIVVKEGPQRIQEIIDYGINFDKNRTGVYDLAKEGGHSEHRVLHYKDVTGYEIESVLLKQIHQNKNIEILTHYFCLELITQHHLGQHVDKSSEDINCYGIYAFNTELNDVEKILANVTIMASGGAGHVYSSTTNPVIATGDGMAMVYRAKGKVRNMEFIQFHPTALYNPGEYPAFLISEAVRGFGGVLRRKNGDEFMYEYDQRGSLAPRDIVARAIDAEMKKSGEDFVYLDIRNRKKSDILEHFPNIYAKCLSIGIDMTKDLIPVTPAAHYMCGGIMVDEYGRSSIKNLYACGECSSTGLHGANRLASNSLLEAPVFAHRIYEDAIKVFKNSVIPENIPEWDAKGVMQSDEDILVTHNLRETQKLMSDYVGIVRSDFRLERAMRRLFLLHEETEEFYKANKVSVKLCELRNVIQVAFLVIKAAKVRKESRGLHYTTDYPNHSTELKDTIF
- the thiL gene encoding thiamine-phosphate kinase, with product MFENKERTDIAELGEFGLIKHLTDHFKVRHESSIKGIGDDAAVLNFENKEVLISTDLLLEGIHFDLAYVPLMHLGYKAVQVNLSDIYAMNGIATQVTVSIGLSSKFPLEAVEEIYKGIQLACDKFNIDLIGGDTSSSKQGLVISVTSIGYAEKKDVVYRNGAGEGDLLCVSGDLGGAYVGLQILEREKLIFMENPNIQPDLEGKDYIIERQLKPEGRRDIVDLLAQMDIVPTAMIDVSDGLASEILHICQQSEKGVTLYEEKLPIDPMTYQTARELGLDPTVCALNGGEDYELLFTIKQSDYEKLKNDVDISVIGHITEKSAGCKMISKSDRVHELKAQGWNAFNKA
- the nadA gene encoding quinolinate synthase NadA encodes the protein MDTLAELNKKGYLEESIDPTLDLFEEIEKLKKEKNAIILAHYYQDPDIQDIADYIGDSLGLSQEAAKTEADVIVFAGVHFMAETAKILSPEKKVLLPDLKAGCSLADSCPPHLFKKFKEKYPDHLVITYVNCTAELKALSDIVCTSTNAVQIVESLPKDQKIIFGPDKNLGAWVAKKTGRDLVLWNGACMVHEIFSREKITKLKERHPNAKFIAHPECEEAVLKMADYIGSTTGLLKYSINSDAQEFIVATESGIIHQMEKANPLKTFIPAPPNNSCACNDCPYMKRNTLEKLYLCIKNGLPEVTVPTDIIVQARKPIERMLEISASLGL